TTTGCCTCCTTTTTAGGAGGTCTTTTTAACGTGTGTAATTCTGATTagcgatatatatatatatatacaaatatatatatatatatatatatatatatacacatatatatatatatatatataaaacaaataagatCCTCCAATAGCAGTTAATTATTGCACTTTCCTCTTATTATGTTTAGACCCCATTAGGCTGTTGATGTTAATCAATATTTGCTCTTGGTCACCGATTGTACAGCAAGAAAGCAGCTTTTACAGGCTAATGATCACTATCAGCGTAGAAACAGACAAAGACCCCAAAAATGACCCTGCTCCTCAAGGCCCACAATGTCAGCCTTCTCCTCCCccaaaaaggaaaatattaataatttatcttCGAATCGACTTCTCCCTCTGACAGATTAGATTTTAaccatttgattttgtttggaCTGGGCGTTCCCATATTATTACTTAATGACCTTCCCAGCTGCTCCTGTCCATTTTATGTCACCAGCAACCATCTGGACACTTATTAGCACCTCAATGCATCCACGCTGCTTTCCTCCCAAACTTGAATAAAATTAAGCTTGGTTGCATGCAGActgccaatatttttttctctccgtAGAATTCCCACCCCTTTTGTAAATAACATTTGTAGCAGGCCTACGATTTCTACATAATGAAtggattttgtttaaataataataataataataataataataataaatcagagAAAAGAAATGTAGGCTGAggatgttgggttttctctataattTCATTTAGTTTATTTAGGCAAAATATACGATCTGGACAAATTCCTTCAACGTTTCCTATTTACAAATTTAAATCACTTGTATTTACATTAAAGAAAGGACACCAAAAACACAAGATAGTgacaaataataattataataacaataattataataataataaagtaaacAGCCTACCAAAATGTCCCAGATTGCCTGGGcaaagtggagagagagagagtaacaTTATAGGCGCGATTATAAGCTACACAACAATAGAGGaagtaatccatccatccacaggATATTACCAAATTACGCCATTTGTTCGGTACCGTCTGAATGCTATGCTGCATTTCTATTTCTCATTGTCCTTTTTAGAGAGcgtaaagtctttttttttttctatttcattttatttatttatttttttcaagcataaaaaatgtcTTGATCAAGCCGAGGAGAGTGCAGTGAGGACCCGTTGCGTGGCGTCTTGTGGACTCCTGGCGCTGGAAGGCAGAGAGGATCTGGATAAAGAATAATACAGAAAGGTAGATAAATACCCCCGCCGTGTTTGGACAGCGGGTTTCAATATGCATCTCAAGTGGCTGGCTGAGCAATTTGattagaaacagactgaagCCCTCGATTTCCAAGCCCTCGGTTCTTttcgggtttttttttcttttcttttttttttagaatactaattataacaacaacaacaacaacaacaagagtgTTGATAATTttacaaatccaaatttgttgacggtgtgtggaaaaaaaaatcctctcttCAGCCATTGTCAACAGTTGTAATTCGTTATCTCATTGATAATTCTTTAAGAATGTTGCACACAGAGGTAAACGTGAGGCAAAacgtattattattattatttttcttttatttctttctttgggTAAGAGCGCTCCCCTGGGCTCTGGGTCTCCCATGGGTCTTTAGGGAAAGCACACAACCCAGACAGAGCCCGTTTTACTCGGTGACTTGATAAGTAGCCACACTCTCCCCAGAGGGAAGGAATTAAAAGGGGTGTGGGATGGGAGTCAAGACCCCTGTCACCCCCAAAGCAAACTGGGCATTTttgaaatctgtttgttttatttcgtAGTgttattatatatatgtattttttttttattttagaaaaaatataaataaaagatttgaaattttaaagaaaagtaaagaaacTAGAACCCTAAGCTTGGGCTTATATGCagttactctttatttttttttaaatattatttcctAATGCTTATTTTATCAGTAAGTTAcagatatgtttttttgtttgtttgtttgtttgtttttagaggTCTGCGTATGTTAATTATTAATACAATACTCATAGCTCTCTGATTTTATTATAGGCTGTGGCTGATAATCTTGTTATGGCAACGTGTTGAAATTCAACAAGAGCAAGAAAGTAAAAAGCTGGTCTCACCTGTCATGAATGGGTCGAAAAGAAGACTTCAGAGTCTGTGTTGGAGGTGAATCCGACCTTACAACCGTTTTcgtgatctaaaaaaaaaaagaaaaaaaaaagaagaatgtaaGTACATGCCTGTTTGGATAAAATATAGACATGAAAATGTCTaattaaatatgatttttgagcttgtgtgtgtgtttatgtgtgcacaTGTAGTAGATGACGCCAGGATTTGATTGTGTACATGTAGAAATAGAAACAGGCACGAGttgcacagttttaaaaaaaatcccttttgtTTTCCAAAAGAACATTTTGCATGTCTCTTCACTTCACGTGTACGGGTAGAGACTGTCATCGTACCTATGTGTTTGGGACTGTGGCTCTCTGGTTGGGCTTTGCTGTCATTGCTGAGCGCTGCTGACGCTGCTACCACCGGGGAAACCACCACTGAGTCGTGCTGctgcttgctgctgctgctgggccgGCAAGTGATGATTatgttgatggtggtggtgctggTTTACTCCCAGAAACGATCTCACATTCAGCAGGGAGTTCTGACCTAAGAAAGCCCCATTTGTCCAGTTGTGGAACTTTCCAATCTGGCAAGTGTACAGTCCGTGACTGGGGAGAAAGGCGGGGTGGGTCTGAATCTGGTGGTGGGGCGCTGATGGGTGAGTGGTGGCCCCTGTGCCACAAGGGGACGTGGGTTTCTGTGATGAGCTGTCGGGACTAGTAGCGGTCTCTGCTAAAGACCATATTTTGGGCTTATTGTTAGACGGGAGAGGAAAGCTCCCAGGTCTATCCGGAGACAAAACTCTTGtggtgttgttgttgctgctatCAGAGTTCTCTTTACTCCCTGGGTGAATTGAAATAGCGTTCTTAGATTTTTCGAAGGCCTCGTGGGCCTGTAGGGCGAAGGCCCGTCTTTTCTCTAAGTTGTCCAACTCTCCAGTTGCACCGACGCCACCCCTACGGTCCCTGCTCCCCTCCGTTGACTTATCGTCATCATCCTCATTGCTTTGATCCCCGTCGTTGTCGTCGATTTTGTCTATATCTATGCTTTCCAGATCAATCTCTTCCTCGTCTTCGTTTTTTTCCGCTTCGTCTCCACTTCCTAGCAAGTTACCGTCCTCGTCCTCTTTGCTCCTGCTACCCCAGGTCACCTTGTTTTCCTTCTTGAGCCTCCTCCTGGCGTTTGCGAACCAGGTAGAAACCTGCGTCAGCGTCATTTTGGTGATGATAGCCAGCATGATCTTCTCCCCTTTGGTCGGGTACGGATTCTTCCTGTGCTCATTTAGCCAGGCTTTCAAGGTGCTGGTGCTCTCCCGGGTGGCATTCTTGGGCCTAGCAGGGTCCCCGTACTGAAACTGGCCGTATGGATAGAAGGCAGGAGATGTGTGGGCTGCAAAGCTGGCAGGGTGGACGCCAGGACTGTCCTTCAGCTCCTACTGGGATCCCTTAGAAATGCAAAGATTATGTGTTTATTAAAGTGGCCCCGCTGAAATCCATGAGCACTTGATATCATGAAATTGTTAAATACATGCTTGTTATTTACACcgatgtattatatatatatatatatatatatatatatatatatatatatatatatatatatataatatatatatatatatatatatatatatatatatgcaattCAAACAAATGGCTTAAAAATCCTTGAGTTACAGTTGCACCTGACTCAGCTCTGCCCACAAATAAGCTGCTCAGCTTGCAATGTATCACATGCTAGGCCTGTGGCACCTGCAACTGCACAACTCTCTCAGAGACTATTTATTAAGAAACATTGCCTGTAAATCGTCGTTATAATAAGCGAGCAGGACCAGAGAAAGTTTGTGAGTACACGCGTGGCATGCAAACTGGCAGCTTTATTATACAGGCCTGCCTGCTAAACTTCCCTCTGTACACAATATGACAAAGCAGTTTGAAGGCCCAAGtaaagtttttcctttttccatcttctcagcCCGTCACAGATATATTTGCATGTCGATTTTATGCTTTAAagtcttttgttttccttgtgaCGGAATCCACACGCAGGTCCTTCAATTTATGCAACGCGGCTGTTGTTATTTTTCGATAAAACCActtgtttttaagttttagCACACTACTCACTATATGAGGGCCTAACACATACCTTAGTCAATACATTAACACACTGCAAGTTAACTATTATCACCAGATGTGTTGACCCAATAACTTCCTGACAGGTAGACAAAGTTAGAAGGGCGTTCAGCTGTGTCAGAAGGATtcacaaacttaaaaaaaaaaacaacaaaaaaaatgaattccaTATTATAGTTTAAGATATTTTATCGcgacagatttttctttttttaatcagtctgATAAAAATCAGCAACTTTTTCCTTTCATGCTGCAGCTCTGTGGGGTTTTTCTTCAGCGTGAGAACCGTCtagttattttttcttgttcttttgctTTATGCGtaacaacaaaacatattttaggctggattttttttcaatattgtttttttttttccttgtgtatTTGGTCAAACTTTTCACCTTGCAGCTAAAACACACCAGCGGAGGGATAAATCGATTACGCACTTAAACCAGATAACGAACAATAAACAAATCTGACACAATAAATTGCAAAAGTATTAATTCCTTTGCTTGAAGTGACCTCTTGATCATTTTCTGATCAGACAGTGTTATTTGGGACGGAAGCATTAACAATCATCTGTGTAACGTCAGTGCTTCCACAGAATTATAAGAACATATTCTTACCATTTGTGAGAAAAGAGCCAAGTCCGCGCTGGTGTATGGTAAGAAAGCGCTGTAGTTGTGTGCGTACGGGTTGGCGTACATGCCCAACACTGACGTGACAGCCGCTGCAGTGGCTGACGGACTTCCCCCGATTTCGGTGCTCCCTCCCCGGGACGAAGTCGTAAGCACTCCCGGTCTTTCGCTCCCGTAAACCGCCTGGGAGGCACTCAAGTACTGCGGGTAGCCTAGCTGGGGGAAAGACATCTCCACTGCACAGTTCTTTCGTCCGACAAACTGTGCGTAAAAGTATgcgaggcaaaaaaaaaagaaaaaaaaaaaagaaagaaaaaaaaaagaaaaaaaaaagagtaaaaaccCCGGGTGAATACAGAGAAAGTGTTTAAGCCAAAGTCTCAACTACTACTGACATACAATGGTATGCAGTCAAAACAAACCGCTCTTAAATCTCGGCTTCCTCTCTTTTCTCGCGCAAAGTCCGCTGGATGTGATCTGATCAACAATTGCGCTCCGACTGACGCGCCTGGCCCTGAGGTCTCCAGGCTGATCTCTCAGATACAATTTGAAGTTGATGCTTTGATTGGCGTCCTCTACTTGAGCCTGCAAGCTCCTCCTCGTTTGGAGCAATGTGGATAATGTGAATATAGAGTGAGCACATTGGCTGGggccccctttctctctctctctctctctctctcgctcacccccaccccccacccacccacacgcCACCATCACCCTTTCTCtctcgcgctctctctctctctctcgctccccgTCGGTGTTTGGAGTTATTGTATGTTAAATGTTCAAGCATTAGAGTCCATTCACCGAAGGCTTTGATTGTTGTATGACAACCTGTCTACACGATTTTACAGCTGTCCGAcacaaggggaagtaaacccGTCAAGAAGGAACTTACTTTGAATAGatttaaattgtaattaaaGGGGGGAAAGCCTGTCCGCTGAGGAATTAGTATTTGGTAACACGGGCTGCTGGTGCCTTTATTTAATTcagtgacttttttcttttcgctAAAAGTTTGAACTTTAAATTTATTACTATTAAactttatgttttaaaaaaaaaactacgcATTCGTTAAAGACACAAGATACTTTATAGGGACGATGCCTTAAAAAGtttatttgttaaataaataaatacatttgataTTTTTACAATGAATTTCTGATTTATCTTTTTAAAGTTATAGCGCTTACTTCAAGACGTTTACAGCTAACTCCCTAAACAGTTGCGGAAATTCATGCAAATTTCTCCGTATGAGTTATTAATTATGTAAGTCTTTATTGACTTCTGTTTTGGTTCCTTTAATTTCTTCATAAAGAGTTAATCAGCCAAATCTTCTCCctgctatttttttaatttattttttttttgtttctctctcacttttcatctgtgtgcgtgtgtgtggacTTAAAGCAGATTGTTGTTGTCCTTTGTAAAAGCAGAGCCACTTCACGTTTCCTTGCTTTTAGTGAAAAGGAATGTGGAAATGCCACGGACCGCGTTACCGGCTATGAACTCTGCAGGTCCTTGTATCCGCAACAAAATGTTATCCATGTACTTTTACCTTCTAATTGAATAAATGAcgcaccaacacacacacacacacacacacacaaaaacccgaaaaataaatataaaaataaatagatcaTAATGCAGAAATCTGTTTAGccttttgttattttatatatatgagaaaaaaaaattctacaataaaaccAGCTTTTCAAAAAATATTCTACAATattgaagtgaaaaaaaaatcggatACAATAGTTTTGTTCACCCCCTCTTGAACTGCTTTTTCCAATttccagctctctctctctctcacacacatacatacacacacacacacacacacacacacacaagggggGGTCGGACACTAACCTCTGCTTAACTATCcactcctcacacagccatgtgGCTCACGAGTGGGAGGGTGTTCATTTTTGACTGTTCTATTTCTATTTGATTTGATTCTCATATCACCCACCTCCCGAGTCAAAGGGGGTATTCTGTAGATCTAGATTTAATGCCTTAACGACTGAAGCCCAAGAAGTCAGTAGATTTTGATCTGCACCAGATGGCTCCGAGTGGATATTGCCGAGCGCCGAGGATCTGTTAAAAATATCTGTGGGGCACTGATGGTAATCTGGGTAACACATCAGAAAGGAGGGGAGGAATGGCAATTGTGATAACCCGCTGGAAATGTGTGCAGGGGGCTAAATATGATGGCTGCGGTGGGTTGGTGGCGGGGTGGCAGGTAGTTAGAAGACTGAAATTATGTCTAAACAGAAATGACACTGGAAATGCAAAAGAGAAGCAAACAAATCGACTCGATGACCAAATGTTTTAGAAAGaccaaaaaagtaatttaataataatagcGATGACTataatcataataaaaaaaaaatccacacgaTAAGTATGTTTCTTTCCCGAAAATaatgggattttatttttaaaaaaccaggaaaaaaaatgaatgaattaggTAAACAAAGACACGTGTCGAGGGCAATAAGCCATATCGCTCTTAACTGATTTATTGAGTGTTGTTAAAATGTCTTTGCCACCACAAGAAGCTTCTGAGTCtgaaaccagagagagagagagagagagagagagagcacggTAAACTTGTTCCGCATCCTCTCCTCGCTCCTGTTTAAAACTCATCTTCATCACGTTCAGTTCTGATGCTGTGCTCATAGCAGACGGGCTTTCACCACCTGTATCTGCCTCTGTATGCCATGCGCACaggcgcacacatacacaacgtCAAAACGACTcttaaataccccccccccccccccccccgccccatttgtaaagagaaagaaaatcccCCGGCTTATCATATCTGATAGTTTTATCGTGTAAATCTACAGGAGGCTCTTCATAAGCTGCTATGCCTTAATGGTCACATTCTAATAGACTAAATCACTCAGATAGTCCATAAGTACTGAGTGTTTTACATTTTCCTGCCACCAGTTGAAAAAATAATACCTGCACTCATAACACTTAATATTCTTAATATATAGTGTCATTGTTAAGTATATTCTTGATGTGTGCATTATGTTAAAGGATTGGAAACCTGTCTACATCAACCTCTGTTACCTTTACAATCTAAAAGAAAGAGATGAAAACATGGTGTATTCAGTCTCTCCTGCTCTCTCATACCTTATAGAACTAGAACCTCTAAAGCTATAAGAAAGATATCATATATTCCTATTTACGGTAGAATAGCTCTCTGCCATTACTCATGTTCAAGtaatagaaagaaaaataactgaGCAGTAGGTCTATACCTGctgtacatttttaaattacatttacttCAGTTATCAGATAATGACAGACACAAACACGTACAGTATTCTTTCAAACAAACTAAAAGGAAAACACTGATAAATTCAGTCTGTTAAATGGACagcattttctctgtgtgaaaaccAATATGGTGGCAGTGCTTTACAAATCATATTTAGGACCATGTTTCATAATTGTTTTGACCTTTACCTTTACATCAAAATatcagaaacaaacatttatttaaaaaaaatggctgaagTGATTTATAATGCAAGCTTCTGTTATTTACCGTTTTTACAACTAAGACCAGCAGTAATCTGGGATCATGACAGTCTTATAATTAATTCCCATAACTCTTagtttagtaaaaaaaaaaaaaaaaaaatctttctgtgCTTAGATGCAGTTCTCTAGGATGTGTGCCAATAGGTAAACCTGAATGGCTCCGATAGAAGTTAAAGAGAGTGAACCTGCACTACAGTCACATTGGTTATGTTGACAGTTGGCTACCACCGCAGAGGTCAAGGGTGTCTCAGTGAACTAATAACTGTGGTGAAAGATACTCCTTTCCTGCCTCGAGGAGTGCCAAAGTTGAAGAAAGGTTAAGAATCTGCAGAATGTTCCTTTTGTGCTTTCCTCGCAGATTATCAAATTAACTGTTGAAACAAAAACTCTATCCTCCTGAAGAGAGGAGATTAGATGAATATCAATGATATTAATGGATCATCACAACTGTTAGACATCTTCTTTATTGCATACAAGCCctgtacacacactcacacgcattgGTTCTAGTGTTCTCCCAGAACTGCGTCAGAGCAAATGAACTATTCAGCTGTGGGTTGGAGTCAGAGGACCACTGGTGTTACTGTGAGACATTTAATACATAGGCAACTGCACCACACCTTTAGGTAAGGAAACAAGGAATTTCCTGGATAATAAAAGAGGTCTATTCTGGGTCAGGATGTTATGCACTTGACAGCTAAATAGTTTGAGAGGGtgatgccccccacccccccaacacacacacacactgcacccccccccccccccccccccccaatattgaTGAGACAATGAACTATGAGCTTCTGGGTTTGAATTCTTGCCAATTCTGGTCCATAGATGCACATATTATATTACTATATAGGTATGCCATGATTTTACGAGTATCTTATATACTATGCATCCAAAATACTGATGAAAAGCATAGTCCACAAAGGTTCATTCCACATATTTTTGGTTTCTCAGCAAGAATAGGctgctgcagcaaaaacacCACTACCACCACTGCGGCTGAAGGTATAGTAAATATATAGTCAATTAGACCCAACACTAACAGCAGAAGGTGCTAGCTCACAAATTATGATAAAGTATTGTCATGATTAAGCATCTcatccaattaaaaaaaactgtttgctaCCACACTGAGGCAACGCTATGGGGAAAGCACAGTACTTCATTAGTATTGACAAGTTTCTTTTAACTCAGTCTGGCTTCTAACTGCATAccatacaaaagacaacagcCAAGGATCTGACTTCTTTCCTCCCAAGGGCATTCTCAGGGGTGGGTAATGAACGGGTGGGCCCAGATTTTGATGTGGTTAGGGGCCAAGGGGAAAGAAATGTGAGAAGGGGTGTTAATTGTTTTGGCTCTTTGCTGGGGAAACATATCAACATTAGATCTAATGGAGGTTAAAGACTCTCATTGCCATAGGGGCTGGGGCTAATGAATAGCTATAGCTAGCCAAGAAGAGAGGGaaaagtgtgagagagagaaatgcagagagaggggagaaaaagaGGATGTAGCCTTTAAGGTTTTAACTGCATTGAGCTGAGTGTTTTATTGCTCCACTGAACTAAGAGGATTAACTTTAAAAACTCATGAAAGTATCTTTagatgaaatatatatatttttttcttttttaaatgagacaTCTAAAATAGTAAGCGCAGCTATTTGCAGCTATATTGACAGACCTCAAGGACATCTTCAACTATAAGTTTCAAGCAGAGGGATTTCACAGGCTCCACATTTAAAGTGGTACTACCCTTTAAATGTACCTTGATGAAATATGAATACTTGCTACTTTGTAACCTGTTGTATTATACTTACAAATACCAAGTCTTCCTACATTTGGTCACATCAGCAGCAAAGACTACATAAGCTAATTAACCCTTTTGGCAACTGACAAACTAATTCCATTACTTGGTATTTAACTTCTTCatgaataataaattaaaatcttGTGAGCCAATAGGCTGTAAGCCACACACTCCCAGTCTATAGAATATGTGAATATTGCCAAAATACAGTTGCAGATGTATGCTAAGTACAGTAAACACATAATGTACAGAAATATAAAGTCCTTGTTTTGTCCCACATATAATTTTATGCTAAATCTGAATGAGGGAGACGCAAACACTGGTTTAGAACATTAGCTTAGAAATATTCATAAGAGTTAGTCTCCCATTTCAGATGTTTATTTGCTACCTCggtaactgaaaaaaaaatgggagcatGCAAATCTGCTTTCAGATGATACAATTCCCACGTTTATTCATAAACAGAGTTAATTGAATTTTAAGGAACGGCCTTCTTGgggaaaaagatttttttacaCTGAAGTATTCTTTTGAATTACACCCTTTGATAGTGGTGCAAAAGGATAGACTTATAGATAAAATGATCAACAGACAGCATGACAAATGGAATTTTAATGAGGCTTTTCCTTTCATCTGTTATCATGTTGTGCTGCTTTTTTGCTTTGGTGTGTCTTTGTTCAAACTATTGATAGTAGTTGAAACCTGCTGTTTTTATGTTGCTGGACACGCTCCCCATGTTGCCTTGGCCTCTCACTCTTAACAACACTACTATCACCTTTATCAGTGATCAGACTGACTTTGTTTTAGCTGCTTTGGGGTTTAACTTCCTGCAGTGTTGAACTGCTTATAAACACAGaggctgctggaaaaaaaaaataatgtttggattaaattctgctttttattttagaaaaaaaaaacatttattattctGTTATTCTGCCTGCATATGTTGACATCTTGGGGACTTGAGAGAGCACTTTGAATTCTAATTACTGATACCATCGTGGCTCCTGATTAGACTAACCATTGGATGAAATGGTGTCACAGATGAAAACAGCAGCCTGTCAAATTCAGTAATGAGTTTTAGACAGTGACCTAGGGAGACGAGTGGGACGTTAGAGTGACAacacctgaaaaaaacaaaaagacagggtTTTATAAGGGTTTACAGGTTATTGATGTATGAGATTAGCTCTTTGCATCACAGATCGAATCTTCCCATGTGCTTGAGTGAAGCGAAACTGCGTGGATTCTTCTTTTTGGCAAACCTCaatatcagctgaaaaaaaaaagaaaagaaaacaagcagtcAAATATCCTAGAATATACAACTTGAGTTGATTGATTTGGTCATTCTGATTGTGGATTAGATAAATTTGTCAGGAACAGGAAACATCCTGACCTAACAATTGTGTTTTATCATACTGCAGTCAAACGATAAAGGCTATTCAAAagcaaagaagaaagagaagacagagaaTTAGAAGGCATTTATCACACTCTACTTATATTTTACTATTATTCAGTCACCACTACTGCCAACTGCTAACTTACAAATAACTTACAAATGCATACAATGAAGTAAAcggggctggggggggggggggggttatattCTCAAAAGTCAAACATAATTATACAATTTGAGTAAATCAGGTGGTGGTCAGTAAATACAGACATAATATCCATCCCTATCCAAGGCTTTCACCCAGCTGTCACTTAGTAAAAGatggggtacaccctgcacaggtcgccagtctatcGCAGGACTAACACAAAGAGATAAACAGCCATTCACTCACATGGCCAAatcagaatcaccaattaacctggactgtgggaggaagctggagtacctggagaacaCCCACACAAGTAAAGGGAGagcatgtaaactccacacagatggGCCCCAGCCGGTCAGGGGATTCAAACCAGGAACCCTCTTGCTGTATAGTGACAGTGTCGTAATCTATGAAAACACATTATGACTTGATTTAATTGCCAAATCAGCTCATTAAGGCAGAAATTCATCAGATTCTA
This window of the Archocentrus centrarchus isolate MPI-CPG fArcCen1 chromosome 16, fArcCen1, whole genome shotgun sequence genome carries:
- the irx1a gene encoding LOW QUALITY PROTEIN: iroquois-class homeodomain protein IRX-1a (The sequence of the model RefSeq protein was modified relative to this genomic sequence to represent the inferred CDS: inserted 2 bases in 1 codon; deleted 1 base in 1 codon; substituted 1 base at 1 genomic stop codon), with product MSFPQLGYPQYLSASQAVYGSERPGVLTTSSRGGSTEIGGSPSATAAAVTSVLGMYANPYAHNYSAFLPYTSADLALFSQMGSQXELKDSPGVHPASFAAHTSPAFYPYGQFQYGDPARPKNATRESTSTLKAWLNEHRKNPYPTKGEKIMLAIITKMTLTQVSTWFANARRRLKKENKVTWGSRSKEDEDGNLLGSGDEAEKNEDEEEIDLESIDIDKIDDNDGDQSNEDDDDKSTEGSRDRRGGVGATGELDNLEKRRAFALQAHEAFEKSKNAISIHPGSKENSDSSNNNTTRVLSPDRPGSFPLPSNNKPKIWSLAETATSPDSSSQKPTSPCGTGATTHPSAPHHQIQTHPAFLPSHGLYTCQIGKFHNWTNGAFLGQNSLLNVRSFLGVNQHHHHQHNHHLPAQQQQQXQQHDSVVVSPVVAASAALSNDSKAQPESHSPKHIDHENGVRSDSPPTQTLKSSFRPIHDRSSLPSSARSPQDATQRVLTALSSA